Genomic window (Marasmius oreades isolate 03SP1 chromosome 3, whole genome shotgun sequence):
AGCTTTCTGATACTTTCTATACTATAATGGTGAGTAGCTTGCCAAACTTCTCGATTAGATGGTATTAATGAACTGTATAGGGTGTCACAGTTGAGACTTTGATTCCTGGCGATGGCAAGACCTTCCCCAAGAAAGGAGGTAACGAGAAGATCATCACCTTCCATCGACACCATGCACCGATGCTCAACAACACCCGCGTTTCATAGACAAAGTCAAAATTCACTACGTTGGAACACTCATGGACGGCAAGAAATTCGATTCGAGTCGGGATCGGTACGACAAATGTAGTTTGTTTTGGTTGACCTCGAGAAGCTCAGAACGAACCCTTTTATTTTCGCAGTGGAGCTCCATTCGAGACTGAAATCGGTGTTGGGAAGGTTATCAAGGGTTGGGATGAAGGTGCCGTTTCctccatcgtcgtcgtctccgCACATATCTGTTTACTGATTATCGATGGCGATTGTGGCGATCTGTCTCCCATCTATCATCTATATCATCTATTCATCTATCAGGCGTACCGAAACTATCTTTGGGCGAAAAGGCTATTCTAACCGCTACCCCGGATTACGTACGTTTCTTGATTTGAAATCCGACAGTTGTCATTTTCGTTGAGAAGATTTTTTTCTTGTATGAACAGGCATATGGAGCTCGCGGTTTCCCTCCTATTATACCAGGAGATTCGACCCTCAAATTCGAGGTAGAGCTGCTCAAAATCAACTGATTTGTTGATTTCCCCCATGCTTTTTTTGCGGTTTTGTGAGGATTGTGGACGGTGGACGGTTGACCCCTGGCGAAAGGACACTTCTCCACATTTTACTTtattttctccttctcattTTTCATTTTCCCGGCTGGGTTATACGTCTTcgtgtgtttttttttctttctccctctttcatcgttttttttcttgtggCACAAGTTCTCCTCCCC
Coding sequences:
- the FPR1_1 gene encoding FK506 binding protein proline rotamase rapamycin-binding protein codes for the protein MGVTVETLIPGDGKTFPKKGDKVKIHYVGTLMDGKKFDSSRDRGAPFETEIGVGKVIKGWDEGVPKLSLGEKAILTATPDYAYGARGFPPIIPGDSTLKFEVELLKIN